A genomic stretch from Bradyrhizobium quebecense includes:
- a CDS encoding anthranilate synthase component I, producing MNRTVFSLPARSEYLTNGGLAVARVVEQFTGGANRLDELIALLDRRRGVVLSSGTTVPGRYESFDLGFADPPLVLETSGTDFSLQALNPRGEVLIAFLGDVLREPCVVITERSATRLAGHIIRGAAPVEEDQRTRRASVMSLVRDMVAAFTSNADPLLGLFGAFAYDLVFQIEDLVQKRTREADQRDIVLYVPDRLLAYDRATGRGVALNYEFAWKGKSTAGQSHETAPSLYAKTGRQGFADHAPGEYQATVEVARAAFARGDLFEAVPGQLFAEPCERSPAEVFQRLCRINPSPYGALMNLGDGEFLVSASPEMFVRSDGRRVETCPISGTIARGSDSIGDAEQIRKLLNSEKDEFELNMCTDVDRNDKARVCVPGTIKVLARRQIETYSKLFHTVDHVEGMLRPGFDSLDAFLTHAWAVTVTGAPKLWAMQFVEDHERSPRRWYAGAIGCVNFDGSINTGLTIRTIRMKDGLAEVRVGATCLFDSDPAAEDRECQVKAAALFQALRGDPPKPLSDFAPDATGSGKNVLLIDHDDSFVHMLADYFRQVGANVTVVRHIHAQDMLKQRGWDLLVLSPGPGRPEDFGIARTIDTALEKKLPIFGVCLGVQAIGEYFGGQLGQLGQPAHGRPSRVRVRGGRLMHNLPNEIVIGRYHSLYVERDSVPEVLAVTATTEDGVAMVIEHKTLPVGGVQFHPESLMSLGNEVGLRIVENAFRLNPPAN from the coding sequence ATGAACAGGACAGTCTTCTCCCTGCCGGCTCGAAGCGAATACCTCACCAATGGCGGCCTTGCGGTTGCGCGCGTGGTCGAGCAGTTCACCGGCGGCGCCAACCGCCTCGACGAGCTGATCGCGCTCTTGGACCGCCGCCGCGGCGTGGTGCTGTCTTCGGGCACGACAGTGCCGGGCCGCTACGAGAGCTTTGACCTCGGCTTTGCCGACCCGCCGCTGGTGCTGGAAACCTCAGGTACCGATTTCTCGTTGCAGGCGCTGAACCCGCGCGGCGAGGTCCTGATCGCCTTCCTTGGCGACGTGCTGCGCGAGCCCTGCGTCGTGATCACGGAGCGGAGCGCAACGCGGCTCGCCGGTCATATCATCCGCGGCGCCGCGCCGGTCGAGGAAGACCAGCGCACCCGCCGCGCCAGCGTGATGTCGCTGGTGCGCGACATGGTGGCGGCGTTCACCTCCAATGCCGATCCGCTGCTCGGCCTGTTCGGCGCCTTCGCCTACGACCTCGTCTTCCAGATCGAGGACCTCGTGCAGAAGCGCACCCGCGAGGCCGACCAGCGCGACATCGTGCTCTACGTGCCGGACCGGCTGCTGGCCTATGACCGCGCCACCGGCCGCGGCGTGGCGCTGAATTACGAGTTTGCGTGGAAGGGCAAATCGACCGCCGGCCAGTCGCACGAGACCGCGCCGAGCCTCTACGCCAAGACCGGGCGGCAGGGCTTTGCCGATCACGCCCCGGGCGAATACCAGGCGACGGTTGAAGTCGCGCGCGCGGCGTTCGCCCGCGGTGATCTGTTTGAGGCAGTGCCCGGGCAGCTGTTTGCCGAGCCCTGCGAGCGTTCGCCGGCGGAGGTGTTCCAGCGGCTCTGCCGTATCAATCCGTCGCCCTATGGCGCGCTGATGAATCTCGGCGACGGCGAATTCCTGGTCTCCGCGTCGCCCGAGATGTTCGTGCGCTCCGACGGCCGCCGGGTCGAGACCTGCCCGATCTCGGGCACCATCGCGCGCGGTTCGGACTCGATCGGCGATGCCGAGCAGATCCGCAAGCTCCTGAACTCGGAAAAGGACGAGTTCGAGCTCAACATGTGCACCGACGTCGACCGCAACGACAAGGCGCGCGTCTGCGTGCCCGGCACCATCAAGGTGCTGGCGCGGCGGCAGATCGAGACCTACTCAAAGCTGTTTCATACCGTCGATCACGTCGAGGGCATGCTGCGGCCGGGCTTCGATTCGCTCGATGCTTTCCTGACCCATGCCTGGGCCGTGACCGTGACCGGCGCGCCGAAATTGTGGGCGATGCAGTTCGTCGAGGATCATGAGCGGTCGCCGCGGCGCTGGTACGCCGGCGCGATCGGCTGCGTGAACTTCGACGGCAGCATCAACACCGGCCTGACCATCCGCACCATCCGCATGAAGGACGGCCTCGCCGAGGTGCGCGTCGGCGCCACCTGCCTGTTCGACTCGGATCCGGCCGCCGAGGACCGCGAATGCCAGGTCAAGGCTGCGGCGCTGTTCCAGGCGCTGCGCGGCGATCCGCCGAAGCCGCTGTCGGATTTTGCGCCTGACGCCACCGGCTCGGGCAAGAACGTGCTCCTGATCGATCACGACGACAGCTTCGTGCATATGCTGGCCGACTATTTCCGCCAGGTCGGCGCCAACGTGACCGTGGTCCGGCACATCCATGCCCAGGACATGCTGAAGCAGCGGGGATGGGACTTGCTGGTGCTGTCGCCCGGGCCGGGGCGCCCGGAGGATTTCGGCATCGCGAGGACCATCGACACCGCGCTGGAAAAGAAGCTGCCGATCTTCGGCGTCTGCCTCGGCGTGCAGGCGATCGGCGAATATTTCGGCGGCCAGCTCGGCCAGCTCGGCCAACCCGCGCATGGCCGGCCCTCGCGCGTCCGGGTCCGCGGCGGCAGGCTGATGCACAATCTGCCCAATGAGATCGTGATCGGCCGCTATCATTCGCTCTATGTCGAGCGCGACAGCGTGCCCGAGGTGCTGGCGGTGACCGCGACCACCGAAGACGGCGTCGCGATGGTGATCGAGCACAAGACCCTGCCGGTCGGCGGCGTGCAATTCCATCCGGAATCGCTGATGTCGCTCGGCAACGAGGTGGGCCTGCGCATTGTCGAGAATGCATTCCGGCTTAATCCGCCGGCCAATTGA
- a CDS encoding adenine phosphoribosyltransferase, with protein sequence MTFDHDIKATVRTIPDYPKKGILFRDITTLLADARAFRRAVDELVHPWAGAKVDKVAGIEARGFILGGAVAHQLSAGFVPIRKKGKLPHTTVRIAYSLEYGIDEMEMHADAVQPGERVILVDDLIATGGTAEGAVKLLRQIGANVVAACFIIDLPDLGGAAKLRAMDVPVRTLMAFEGH encoded by the coding sequence ATGACCTTCGACCACGACATCAAGGCGACCGTTCGCACCATCCCGGACTACCCGAAGAAGGGCATCCTGTTTCGCGACATCACGACGCTGCTTGCCGATGCCCGGGCTTTCCGCCGCGCGGTCGATGAGCTGGTGCATCCCTGGGCGGGGGCGAAGGTCGACAAAGTCGCGGGGATCGAGGCGCGCGGCTTCATCCTGGGCGGCGCGGTGGCGCATCAGCTCTCGGCCGGCTTCGTGCCAATCCGCAAGAAGGGCAAGCTGCCGCACACCACGGTACGGATCGCCTACTCGCTGGAATACGGCATCGACGAGATGGAGATGCATGCCGACGCCGTGCAGCCCGGCGAGCGCGTGATCCTGGTCGACGATCTAATCGCGACCGGCGGAACCGCGGAGGGCGCGGTGAAGCTGCTGCGCCAGATCGGCGCCAATGTGGTCGCGGCCTGCTTCATCATCGACCTGCCCGATCTCGGCGGCGCCGCCAAGCTGCGCGCGATGGACGTTCCGGTACGCACGCTGATGGCGTTCGAGGGGCATTAG
- a CDS encoding M48 family metallopeptidase, translating into MAAYGLYTHIASNKFRSMLLLAGLFLLIYVLVYAGALVAEVMIDSGRTADYYLTHASRDLVSAFPWATIAAVAWIVIAYFFHQKMIDAVTGGESVTRQQQPRLYNLLENLCISRGIPMPKLKVMDSPALNAFATGLNPRQYAITVTTGLLRALNDQEIEAVLGHELTHIKNGDVQLMVVAVIIAGVVGFFGELFFRLFTNLSWSGGRGGGGWSSSSSSSSSSSSSDRDSKGSGGGAIIVIIIAVALIMLAWLLSQVVKLALSRSREFLADAGSVELTKNPDAMISALRKIENRGELPGATSAVMELCVDNPREGFADLFATHPSVKSRVDALVKYAGGHDPGPLALPDETEPQDQPSTAGDQPPPATHGPWGDTQPAQPNNPPPLPGTGPRQGPFGPLQGPIQGPWGPHR; encoded by the coding sequence ATGGCCGCCTATGGTCTCTACACGCACATCGCATCGAACAAGTTTCGTTCGATGCTGTTGCTCGCCGGGCTGTTCCTGCTGATCTACGTGCTGGTCTATGCCGGCGCGCTGGTCGCGGAGGTGATGATCGATAGCGGCCGCACGGCCGATTACTATCTGACCCATGCCTCGCGCGATCTGGTCTCGGCCTTCCCATGGGCGACGATCGCGGCGGTGGCCTGGATCGTGATCGCCTATTTCTTCCACCAGAAGATGATCGACGCCGTTACCGGCGGCGAAAGCGTGACGCGCCAGCAGCAGCCGCGGCTCTACAATCTGCTGGAAAACCTCTGCATCTCGCGCGGCATCCCGATGCCGAAGCTGAAGGTGATGGACAGCCCGGCGCTGAATGCATTCGCGACCGGACTGAACCCGCGCCAATACGCTATCACCGTCACCACGGGTCTGTTGAGGGCACTGAACGACCAGGAGATCGAGGCCGTGCTCGGCCACGAGCTCACCCATATCAAGAATGGCGACGTACAGCTGATGGTGGTCGCCGTGATCATCGCCGGCGTGGTCGGCTTCTTCGGCGAGCTGTTCTTCCGCCTGTTCACAAATCTGTCGTGGAGCGGCGGCCGCGGCGGAGGCGGCTGGTCGTCGTCGTCATCCTCCTCATCGTCATCCTCATCCTCGGACCGCGACAGCAAGGGCTCGGGCGGCGGCGCGATCATCGTCATCATCATCGCGGTCGCATTGATCATGCTGGCCTGGCTGCTGTCGCAGGTGGTCAAGCTCGCATTGTCGCGATCGCGCGAATTCCTCGCCGATGCCGGATCGGTCGAATTGACCAAAAATCCCGATGCGATGATCTCGGCGCTGCGCAAGATCGAGAACCGCGGCGAGTTGCCGGGCGCCACCTCGGCGGTGATGGAACTCTGCGTCGACAATCCGCGCGAGGGTTTTGCCGACCTGTTTGCCACCCATCCATCGGTGAAGTCACGGGTCGATGCCCTGGTGAAATACGCCGGCGGCCACGATCCCGGACCGCTGGCGCTGCCGGATGAGACGGAGCCGCAGGACCAGCCGTCCACGGCAGGTGACCAGCCCCCGCCGGCGACCCATGGCCCGTGGGGTGACACGCAGCCCGCACAACCGAACAATCCGCCGCCGCTGCCGGGCACGGGCCCCAGGCAGGGGCCGTTTGGTCCGCTTCAAGGTCCGATCCAGGGCCCCTGGGGCCCGCACCGCTGA
- the petA gene encoding ubiquinol-cytochrome c reductase iron-sulfur subunit produces MTTASSADHPTRRDFLFVATGAAAVVGAAATVWPLVAQMNPDAATIAAGAPIQVDLTPIAEGQDIKVFWRGKPIYISHRTKKQIQEAQSVALSSLPDPQPDSARVKAGHDQWLVVIGICTHLGCIPIAHEGNYDGFFCPCHGSQYDSSGRIRQGPAPANLPVPPYAFLTDTKIQIG; encoded by the coding sequence GTGACGACAGCGTCTTCGGCGGACCATCCGACACGCCGTGATTTTCTCTTTGTTGCAACCGGAGCTGCCGCCGTCGTCGGCGCAGCCGCGACCGTCTGGCCGCTGGTTGCCCAGATGAACCCGGATGCCGCGACGATCGCGGCCGGCGCGCCGATCCAGGTCGATCTGACGCCGATCGCCGAGGGCCAGGACATCAAGGTCTTCTGGCGCGGCAAGCCGATCTACATCAGCCACCGTACCAAGAAGCAGATCCAGGAGGCCCAGAGCGTCGCGCTCTCGAGCCTGCCCGATCCGCAGCCCGACTCGGCCCGCGTCAAGGCAGGCCACGACCAGTGGCTGGTCGTGATCGGCATCTGCACCCATCTCGGCTGTATCCCGATCGCCCATGAGGGCAATTACGACGGCTTCTTCTGCCCCTGCCACGGCTCGCAGTACGACTCCTCCGGTCGTATCCGCCAGGGGCCGGCACCCGCCAACCTGCCGGTGCCGCCCTACGCCTTCCTTACCGACACCAAAATCCAGATCGGCTAA
- a CDS encoding cytochrome c1, translated as MSGPSDFQPSNPALKWIERRLPIFGLVHSSFVAYPTPRNLNYWWTFGAILSMMLALQILTGVILAMHYTPHADLAFKSVELIVRDVNYGWLLRNMHACGASMFFFAVYIHMFRGLYYGSYKEPREVLWILGVIIYLLMMATGFMGYVLPWGQMSFWGATVITNLFSAVPYFGESIVTLLWGGYSVGNPTLNRFFSLHYLLPFVIAGVVVLHVWALHVAGQNNPAGVEAKTEKDTVPFTPYATIKDAFGVSCFLIFFAWFIFYMPNYLGDADNYIPANPGVTPAHIVPEWYYLPFYAILRSIPNKLAGVVAMFSAIIILCFLPWLDSARTRSSKYRPLAKQFFWIFVVVCILLGYLGSQPPEGIYVIAGRILTVCYFAYFLIVLPLLARIETPRPVPNSIADDVLAKSKGRAATAASVMLALVVAGGLFAGSTQNAKAEEGGDAPPAQSWSFSGPFGKYDRGSLQRGLKVYKEVCSACHGLSYVAFRNLADAGGPGYSEAQAAAFASEYKIKDGPNDQGEMFERPGRPADYFPAPFPNEQAARAANGGAAPPDLSLITKARSYKRGFPQFVIDFFSQYQEQGPDYVDAILQGFEDKVPVGVTIPEGSYYNKYFPGHAIKMPKPLSDGQVTFDDGSPATVKQYAHDVTTFLMWAAEPHMEERKRIGMQVFFFLVIFAILMYFTKRKVWADAH; from the coding sequence ATGAGCGGACCATCTGATTTTCAACCGAGCAACCCCGCCTTGAAGTGGATCGAACGGCGCCTTCCCATCTTCGGCCTCGTCCACTCCTCGTTCGTGGCCTATCCGACGCCGCGCAACCTGAACTACTGGTGGACCTTCGGCGCCATCCTTTCGATGATGCTGGCGCTGCAGATCCTGACCGGCGTGATCCTGGCGATGCACTACACGCCGCACGCCGATCTCGCCTTCAAGTCGGTCGAGCTTATCGTCCGCGACGTCAACTACGGCTGGCTTCTGCGCAACATGCATGCCTGCGGCGCGTCGATGTTCTTCTTCGCCGTCTACATCCACATGTTCCGCGGTCTCTATTACGGGTCGTACAAGGAGCCGCGCGAGGTGCTGTGGATCCTCGGCGTCATCATCTACCTGCTGATGATGGCGACCGGCTTCATGGGCTACGTGCTGCCGTGGGGCCAGATGAGCTTCTGGGGCGCCACCGTCATCACCAATCTGTTCTCGGCCGTGCCGTATTTCGGCGAGAGCATCGTGACCCTGCTGTGGGGCGGCTATTCGGTCGGCAATCCGACGCTGAACCGCTTCTTCTCGCTGCACTATCTGCTGCCGTTCGTGATCGCCGGCGTGGTCGTGCTGCACGTCTGGGCGCTGCATGTCGCGGGGCAGAACAACCCGGCCGGCGTCGAGGCCAAGACCGAGAAGGACACCGTGCCGTTCACCCCGTATGCGACGATCAAGGACGCGTTCGGTGTGTCGTGCTTCCTGATCTTCTTCGCCTGGTTCATCTTCTACATGCCGAACTATCTCGGCGACGCCGACAACTACATCCCGGCGAACCCCGGCGTGACCCCGGCGCACATCGTGCCTGAATGGTACTATCTGCCGTTCTACGCGATCCTGCGCTCGATCCCGAACAAGCTCGCCGGCGTCGTGGCGATGTTCTCGGCGATCATCATCCTGTGCTTCCTGCCCTGGCTCGACAGCGCACGGACCCGTTCGTCGAAGTATCGTCCGCTGGCCAAGCAGTTCTTCTGGATCTTCGTGGTGGTCTGCATCCTGCTCGGCTATCTCGGCTCGCAGCCGCCGGAAGGCATCTATGTGATCGCCGGCCGGATCCTGACGGTGTGCTACTTCGCCTACTTCCTGATCGTGCTGCCGCTGCTCGCCCGCATCGAGACGCCGCGCCCGGTGCCGAACTCGATCGCCGACGACGTGCTGGCGAAGAGCAAGGGCAGGGCCGCGACCGCAGCCTCCGTCATGCTCGCGCTGGTGGTGGCTGGCGGCCTGTTCGCCGGCAGCACCCAGAACGCCAAGGCCGAGGAGGGCGGCGACGCCCCGCCGGCGCAGAGCTGGTCGTTCTCCGGCCCGTTCGGCAAGTATGACCGCGGCTCGCTGCAGCGTGGCCTGAAGGTCTACAAGGAAGTCTGCTCGGCCTGCCACGGCCTGTCCTATGTCGCGTTCCGCAACCTCGCCGATGCCGGCGGCCCCGGCTATTCGGAGGCGCAGGCGGCTGCGTTTGCGTCCGAGTACAAGATCAAGGACGGCCCCAACGACCAGGGCGAGATGTTCGAGCGTCCGGGCCGCCCAGCGGACTACTTCCCGGCGCCGTTCCCGAACGAGCAGGCCGCGCGCGCGGCCAATGGCGGCGCGGCGCCGCCCGACCTCTCGCTGATCACCAAGGCACGGTCCTACAAGCGCGGCTTCCCGCAATTCGTGATCGACTTCTTCAGCCAGTACCAGGAGCAGGGACCCGACTACGTCGACGCCATCCTGCAGGGCTTCGAGGACAAGGTCCCGGTCGGCGTGACGATCCCGGAAGGCTCGTACTACAACAAGTACTTCCCCGGCCATGCCATCAAGATGCCGAAGCCGCTGTCCGACGGTCAGGTGACCTTCGACGACGGTTCGCCGGCGACGGTCAAGCAGTACGCGCACGACGTCACCACGTTCCTGATGTGGGCCGCCGAGCCGCACATGGAAGAGCGCAAGCGGATCGGCATGCAGGTGTTCTTCTTCCTCGTGATCTTCGCCATCCTGATGTACTTCACCAAGCGCAAGGTCTGGGCCGACGCTCACTGA
- a CDS encoding VOC family protein, with the protein MAILGLGYAGFGSDALDDWRQFGTGLVGLQSIERGNSLLAFRMDDRKQRIVIDRAQGEGTRFFGWEVADAAALDALAARLEHAGVAVTAEPQALADTRRVRGLISFRDPAGNRIEAFHGAEIDDTPFRPGRSISGFRTGPLGLGHAVLTVENLAPVMSFYVDVLGFGLSDYIEKPFRAYFFHVNARHHSLALIETGSNGMHHLMVELFSLDDVGQAYDIAMKEDRVNVTLGRHTNDLMTSFYAKSPSAFMVECGWGGREIDPANWTPFEMHDGPSLWGHERVWLSPEDRAVAREMRMRAASEGKRAPVQVLEGNFKLMSGTCPWWDGVRRPG; encoded by the coding sequence ATGGCGATTTTGGGTCTCGGATATGCCGGCTTCGGCTCCGACGCGCTCGACGACTGGCGGCAATTCGGTACCGGCCTGGTCGGGCTGCAGTCGATCGAGCGCGGCAACTCGCTGCTTGCCTTCCGGATGGACGACCGCAAGCAGCGCATCGTGATCGACCGCGCGCAGGGCGAAGGGACAAGGTTCTTCGGCTGGGAGGTGGCGGATGCCGCAGCCCTCGACGCGCTGGCGGCGCGGCTTGAGCATGCCGGCGTTGCCGTGACCGCCGAGCCGCAGGCGCTCGCCGATACCAGGCGGGTGCGCGGCCTGATCTCGTTTCGGGATCCCGCCGGCAACCGTATCGAGGCGTTTCATGGCGCCGAGATCGACGACACGCCGTTCCGGCCGGGCCGATCGATCTCCGGCTTCCGCACCGGGCCGCTCGGCCTCGGCCACGCCGTGCTGACGGTCGAGAATCTCGCCCCTGTCATGAGCTTCTATGTCGACGTGCTCGGCTTCGGCCTCAGCGACTACATCGAAAAGCCGTTCCGCGCCTATTTCTTCCACGTCAATGCGCGCCACCACTCGCTGGCGCTGATCGAGACCGGCAGCAACGGCATGCATCATCTGATGGTGGAATTGTTCTCGCTCGACGATGTCGGTCAGGCCTACGACATCGCGATGAAGGAAGACCGGGTCAACGTCACGCTCGGCCGCCACACCAACGACCTGATGACCTCGTTCTACGCCAAGTCGCCGTCAGCCTTCATGGTCGAGTGCGGCTGGGGCGGCCGCGAGATCGATCCGGCGAACTGGACGCCGTTCGAGATGCATGACGGCCCGAGCCTGTGGGGCCACGAACGCGTCTGGCTGTCGCCGGAAGACCGTGCCGTCGCGCGCGAGATGCGGATGCGCGCCGCCTCGGAAGGCAAGCGCGCGCCGGTGCAGGTGCTGGAAGGCAATTTCAAGCTGATGTCGGGGACCTGCCCGTGGTGGGACGGGGTGAGGCGACCTGGCTGA
- a CDS encoding dienelactone hydrolase family protein: MGTSINFKRPDGKEASGYLANAARGNAPGVVVIQEWWGLQDQIKGMCDRFARAGFDALAPDLYKGKVVPYHDTDAAGKEMNSLDFMDATTQTVRGAAQYLGKNGAKVGLTGFCLGGAVTIIGATKIPELTAGVVFYGIPPEQAAKPADVRIPLQGHFATKDDWCTPALVDGFEKAMRAAGKSLELYRYDAEHGFGNEQRLSVHDRQCAELAWDRATDFFRKHLG, encoded by the coding sequence ATGGGTACCAGCATCAACTTCAAGCGTCCGGACGGCAAGGAAGCGTCAGGCTATCTCGCCAACGCCGCGCGCGGCAACGCGCCCGGGGTCGTCGTGATCCAGGAATGGTGGGGGCTGCAGGACCAGATCAAGGGAATGTGCGACCGCTTCGCGCGGGCCGGTTTCGATGCGCTGGCGCCCGATCTCTATAAGGGCAAGGTGGTGCCGTATCACGACACCGACGCGGCCGGCAAAGAGATGAACTCGCTCGACTTCATGGACGCCACCACGCAGACGGTGCGCGGCGCCGCGCAATATCTTGGCAAGAACGGCGCCAAGGTCGGCCTGACCGGCTTCTGCCTCGGCGGCGCGGTGACCATCATCGGCGCCACCAAGATCCCGGAGCTGACCGCCGGTGTGGTGTTCTACGGCATTCCGCCGGAGCAGGCGGCCAAGCCGGCGGACGTGAGAATTCCGCTCCAAGGCCATTTCGCCACCAAGGACGACTGGTGCACGCCGGCACTGGTCGATGGTTTTGAGAAGGCGATGAGGGCCGCCGGCAAGTCGCTGGAGCTGTATCGCTATGACGCCGAGCACGGTTTCGGCAACGAGCAGCGCCTGTCGGTGCACGACCGGCAGTGCGCCGAACTGGCCTGGGACCGCGCGACGGACTTCTTCAGGAAGCATCTCGGGTGA
- a CDS encoding LemA family protein: MSTSWIVIGVIVLLVLFAFGAYNRLVALGQRVSQAFADIDVQLKQRHDLIPNLVETVRGYAAHERGTLDDVIKARNSAISAQGPAQVSAAENQLSGALGRLIALSEAYPDLKANANFQQLASELSDLENKIAASRRFFNNAVQEYNTGIQQMPAALFAGMFGFTRKDFFDLGASRTEVEAAPSVKF, from the coding sequence ATGTCGACCAGCTGGATCGTTATCGGCGTCATCGTCCTTCTCGTGCTGTTTGCGTTCGGCGCCTACAATCGCCTCGTCGCGCTCGGCCAGCGGGTCAGCCAGGCCTTTGCCGACATCGATGTGCAGCTCAAGCAGCGCCACGACTTGATCCCGAACCTGGTCGAGACCGTGAGGGGCTACGCCGCGCATGAGCGCGGCACGCTCGACGACGTCATCAAGGCGCGCAACTCGGCGATCTCGGCGCAGGGACCGGCCCAGGTGTCGGCGGCCGAGAACCAGCTCTCCGGCGCGCTCGGCCGGCTGATCGCGCTGTCGGAGGCCTATCCGGACCTCAAGGCCAACGCCAATTTCCAGCAGCTCGCCTCGGAGCTTTCCGATCTCGAGAACAAGATCGCCGCCAGCCGTCGCTTCTTCAACAACGCGGTCCAGGAATACAACACCGGCATCCAGCAGATGCCGGCCGCACTGTTCGCCGGCATGTTCGGCTTCACCCGCAAGGATTTCTTCGACCTCGGCGCCAGCCGCACGGAGGTCGAGGCGGCACCGAGCGTGAAGTTCTGA